A genomic window from Paenibacillus sp. FSL K6-0276 includes:
- a CDS encoding ECF-type riboflavin transporter substrate-binding protein, with translation MAKQKVLSIKTIVAIGIGSALFVILGRFGSIPSGIPNTNIETTYALLALFALLYGPFAGLLIGLIGHILKDAIFYGSPWFSWVIASGIVGLVVGLLVARIGIHDGEFGRKELIRFNLAQIVANAIAWFLVAPVLDILIYAEPANKVFTQGLIAGASNIVTVAVIGSLLAIAYAKTRTKQGSLTREA, from the coding sequence ATGGCAAAACAAAAGGTGCTATCGATCAAGACGATTGTAGCCATTGGTATCGGTTCTGCTTTATTCGTTATACTGGGCAGGTTCGGTTCGATTCCATCCGGAATTCCAAACACTAACATTGAGACTACATATGCTTTACTGGCATTGTTCGCACTTTTGTACGGTCCGTTTGCTGGATTATTAATCGGTCTGATTGGACATATACTGAAGGATGCGATTTTTTATGGTTCCCCTTGGTTCAGTTGGGTGATCGCATCTGGAATTGTTGGGCTCGTTGTTGGTCTGCTAGTGGCTAGAATTGGGATTCATGATGGGGAGTTCGGACGAAAGGAACTGATTCGTTTTAATCTGGCCCAGATTGTAGCGAACGCAATCGCCTGGTTCTTAGTAGCACCTGTACTGGATATTCTAATCTATGCGGAACCAGCGAATAAAGTATTCACACAAGGACTTATCGCCGGAGCATCCAACATAGTCACTGTGGCAGTGATTGGGTCCCTTCTAGCCATTGCGTATGCTAAGACAAGAACGAAGCAAGGAAGCTTGACCAGAGAAGCTTGA
- a CDS encoding Ig-like domain-containing protein → MTVYRKMTKMLLIMILLATAVFPVSVFAATGDINSIEFESSAKVQLTVGQTPKQLKVYANVEGSSSKRDVTGAVVWNSSNTNAVQVVNGRVTPIDSGKAIITATYNQALTTIEVEVTHPIKELKLEYSSEGNYKLGDEEDKLLVKANAIGGETATSAKNVTADTTWSSSNTSVLTIAEGKITLAGEGTSTITAKYKDLTATFKAVVKLPYSEIELKNDKGIVIKEIEMLVGDNPVKLAAFTKETTKTTANDISAKAEWSSSNTSIATVDKGEIKVLSAGKAVITVTYLGITQTVDVYVRAPFEALLLTPSGDQFLFMGESLNVKAEVRDAANSTPNVSDKAVWSSDNQLAVTVTASKESAAITAKAVGTSVVKAEHMGVSKSFKVTVYPTITELEADKTELDIYTEDSVSLPKVNGTKLDGTKLDLSQEIEWTSANDEIATIKDGKLVAETAGTVNIVGKIKSENPTSSKTAVRGKSVVVKVTVKDKVHILLGPEDNFVVVTGEEKAVPEVKAVMENGNELDATGTMEWEITGTNAIIKTTSSGKVIKGLVKGTATLKGTYANKSISIPVTIEQKVNKIVVEPNAVELNIKGSKSIKVTAYYSNGKTGNISSSMNWGSSNEAVATVKGTSVKAVTEGTATLSGSYQGIAASVKINVVPKLMKLTVNENRLKMAPGAVQNAIVVAQYDTGKTAVVTGSAAWTSSKPSVARVSASGQIVAVSKGTASIKGKIGTKTVTVTVTVK, encoded by the coding sequence ATGACTGTGTACAGGAAAATGACGAAAATGCTCCTCATTATGATATTGTTAGCTACTGCGGTTTTTCCGGTAAGTGTCTTTGCAGCTACCGGCGATATCAACTCGATCGAGTTCGAAAGCTCAGCCAAAGTGCAGCTTACAGTTGGACAAACGCCTAAGCAACTGAAGGTATATGCGAATGTGGAAGGATCCTCCTCCAAAAGAGATGTGACGGGTGCAGTGGTATGGAATTCTTCTAACACTAACGCTGTACAGGTAGTAAATGGACGTGTGACTCCGATAGATAGCGGAAAAGCTATTATAACAGCTACATATAATCAAGCGCTCACTACCATTGAAGTAGAGGTAACACATCCCATCAAAGAATTAAAGCTCGAATATAGCTCCGAAGGGAACTATAAATTGGGTGACGAAGAGGATAAACTGTTGGTCAAAGCCAATGCGATTGGTGGCGAAACAGCGACTTCTGCCAAGAATGTAACGGCGGATACCACTTGGAGCAGCTCCAATACAAGCGTATTAACGATTGCAGAAGGTAAGATTACCCTGGCCGGTGAAGGTACTTCAACCATTACTGCCAAATACAAAGACTTAACAGCAACCTTTAAAGCTGTAGTGAAATTGCCTTATTCTGAAATTGAGCTTAAAAATGATAAGGGTATCGTTATTAAGGAAATTGAAATGCTCGTTGGTGATAATCCGGTGAAATTAGCTGCTTTTACCAAAGAGACTACAAAAACGACCGCCAATGATATTTCAGCAAAAGCGGAATGGTCTTCTTCTAATACGAGTATTGCTACTGTAGACAAGGGAGAAATCAAAGTATTATCCGCAGGAAAAGCTGTAATTACAGTAACTTATCTGGGGATTACACAAACTGTGGATGTATATGTACGTGCTCCTTTTGAGGCGTTATTGCTTACCCCATCAGGCGATCAATTCTTGTTTATGGGTGAGAGTTTGAACGTTAAAGCAGAGGTTCGAGATGCTGCGAATTCCACTCCAAATGTATCGGATAAAGCAGTATGGAGTTCGGACAATCAGCTCGCGGTAACGGTTACTGCAAGTAAAGAGTCTGCAGCAATCACTGCAAAAGCAGTGGGAACTTCGGTTGTTAAAGCAGAACATATGGGCGTTAGTAAGAGCTTTAAGGTAACAGTATATCCTACGATTACAGAACTGGAAGCTGATAAAACGGAACTGGATATTTACACAGAGGATTCCGTAAGTTTGCCAAAGGTAAACGGAACCAAGCTAGATGGAACGAAGCTGGATCTCAGTCAAGAAATCGAGTGGACTTCTGCCAATGATGAGATCGCCACCATCAAAGATGGCAAGCTCGTTGCTGAAACGGCTGGTACTGTTAATATTGTGGGCAAAATAAAATCGGAGAACCCTACTTCCTCCAAGACTGCTGTACGAGGAAAAAGTGTTGTAGTGAAAGTTACAGTTAAGGATAAGGTTCATATCCTGCTTGGACCAGAGGACAACTTTGTGGTTGTTACTGGCGAAGAGAAGGCTGTTCCTGAAGTAAAAGCTGTGATGGAAAATGGGAATGAACTTGATGCTACTGGAACTATGGAATGGGAGATTACCGGTACGAATGCGATTATCAAAACAACATCTTCCGGCAAAGTAATCAAAGGATTGGTAAAAGGCACCGCGACTTTAAAGGGGACATACGCTAATAAGTCCATCAGTATTCCAGTTACCATTGAACAAAAGGTTAATAAGATCGTTGTAGAACCGAATGCTGTTGAATTGAACATTAAAGGTTCCAAATCGATAAAGGTTACGGCTTACTACTCTAATGGTAAGACTGGGAATATCTCCAGCAGCATGAATTGGGGGTCTTCTAATGAGGCAGTTGCCACCGTTAAAGGTACATCTGTTAAAGCAGTAACAGAAGGAACAGCAACGTTATCAGGCTCTTACCAAGGGATCGCTGCTAGTGTCAAAATTAATGTAGTTCCTAAACTAATGAAGTTGACTGTTAACGAGAATAGACTGAAGATGGCTCCGGGAGCTGTTCAGAATGCAATTGTGGTTGCGCAGTATGATACGGGGAAGACAGCTGTTGTTACTGGAAGTGCGGCGTGGACCAGCTCTAAGCCTTCTGTAGCTAGAGTATCTGCTAGTGGTCAGATTGTAGCAGTGAGCAAAGGAACGGCATCCATTAAAGGAAAGATCGGCACCAAGACAGTGACGGTAACAGTTACTGTGAAATAG
- a CDS encoding ABC transporter ATP-binding protein: MKKAVIEFKDFSFQYRAQQEPTLTGINLSIAEGEKVLIVGPSGSGKSTLAHCINGLIPFAYKGEMSGSLRIMGLEQKELSIAELSDQVGTVLQDPDGQFVGLTVGEDIAFSLENHAVQQAEMIERVVAAATAVDIHEYLGSSPQELSGGQKQKTTLAGVLVGDVDILLFDEPLANLDPYTGTKAIELIDRVQQETGKTVVIIEHRLEEVLHRAVDRIIVINDGRIAADMPAAELLSTGLLSEVGIREPLYLSALKYAGCTITSDINPQHMDEIRLDSCSSKLMYWYDNNNARQDKLGSLPILELRDVSFGYEKNRPVLHKLNLLINKGEMVCVAGRNGAGKSTVSKLICGFYKPTSGSILLNGRDIAKDTIKERAERIGFVMQNPNHMISKTLLYDEVALGLKLRGVSEELIRERVHHVLKVCGLYAFRSWPISALSYGQKKRVTIASIIILEPEVIILDEPTAAQDYRHYNEMMEFLLTLREQGMTVIMITHDMHLMLEYADRAVVLSDGVKLADDSPERVLTNTEVVRNANLKETSLFPLAMKVGLDQPEEFVRRFIAYDRRSRGG, encoded by the coding sequence ATGAAAAAAGCAGTCATCGAATTTAAGGATTTTAGTTTTCAATACCGGGCGCAGCAGGAACCTACACTCACAGGCATTAACTTATCGATTGCCGAAGGGGAGAAGGTACTTATAGTAGGGCCATCAGGTTCTGGGAAAAGTACACTGGCTCATTGTATAAACGGACTCATACCTTTTGCATATAAAGGTGAGATGTCTGGGTCACTGCGAATTATGGGTCTAGAACAAAAAGAACTTAGTATTGCGGAGTTATCGGATCAGGTAGGGACTGTACTGCAAGACCCAGACGGACAGTTTGTCGGATTAACGGTTGGAGAGGACATCGCCTTCAGTCTGGAGAATCACGCGGTACAGCAGGCTGAGATGATTGAAAGGGTAGTGGCTGCGGCAACTGCAGTGGATATCCACGAATATTTAGGATCTTCACCTCAGGAATTATCAGGCGGACAGAAGCAGAAAACGACCTTAGCTGGTGTTCTGGTTGGTGATGTGGACATCCTGCTGTTTGATGAGCCTTTGGCAAACTTAGATCCATATACCGGCACAAAAGCGATTGAGCTCATTGACCGAGTGCAACAAGAGACCGGTAAAACGGTTGTTATTATCGAGCACCGACTAGAAGAAGTACTGCACCGTGCTGTGGACCGCATTATTGTGATCAATGATGGACGCATCGCGGCGGATATGCCAGCCGCTGAGCTGTTAAGCACTGGCTTGCTTTCAGAAGTAGGCATTCGGGAGCCTCTATATTTATCAGCTTTAAAATATGCAGGATGTACGATTACATCAGATATAAATCCACAGCATATGGATGAAATCCGGCTGGATTCTTGCTCTAGCAAGCTTATGTACTGGTATGATAACAATAATGCGCGGCAGGATAAGCTCGGGAGTCTACCAATCCTTGAGTTACGAGATGTTTCATTCGGTTACGAGAAGAACCGACCAGTGCTTCATAAACTTAACCTTCTTATTAATAAAGGAGAAATGGTCTGTGTAGCCGGGAGAAACGGGGCCGGCAAATCCACGGTATCTAAGCTCATCTGTGGATTTTATAAGCCCACTTCCGGATCGATACTATTGAATGGAAGGGATATTGCCAAGGATACGATTAAGGAGCGGGCAGAGCGGATCGGTTTCGTGATGCAGAATCCTAACCATATGATTTCTAAGACTCTCTTATATGATGAGGTTGCTTTAGGCCTTAAATTACGAGGGGTGTCAGAGGAGCTTATCCGAGAGCGAGTTCATCATGTTTTGAAGGTATGCGGTCTATATGCTTTTCGGAGCTGGCCCATCTCGGCGCTCAGCTACGGCCAGAAGAAGCGTGTGACTATAGCTTCAATTATAATCCTGGAGCCGGAAGTGATCATATTGGATGAGCCAACTGCAGCTCAGGATTACAGGCACTATAACGAAATGATGGAATTCCTTCTGACGCTGCGGGAGCAGGGGATGACGGTCATTATGATCACGCATGATATGCATCTAATGCTGGAGTATGCCGATAGAGCTGTAGTGTTATCTGATGGAGTGAAGCTTGCGGATGACAGCCCCGAGCGAGTATTAACCAATACAGAAGTAGTGAGAAATGCTAATTTGAAGGAAACCTCACTTTTTCCATTGGCCATGAAGGTTGGCTTAGATCAGCCTGAGGAGTTCGTAAGAAGATTTATCGCATACGATAGGAGGAGCCGGGGCGGATGA
- a CDS encoding AzlD domain-containing protein has protein sequence MEVRWDVFLIILGAALVTFIPRVVPLMVLSRFELPEWGMRWLNYVPISVMAALIGQEILLNDGKFSPIANNVELFAAIPTFWIAIKTRGLLGTVLAGIVSIMILHMFILKNKMGLS, from the coding sequence ATGGAAGTAAGATGGGATGTATTTTTGATTATTCTAGGGGCAGCTTTGGTAACCTTCATTCCAAGGGTGGTTCCACTAATGGTTTTAAGCCGATTTGAATTGCCTGAATGGGGAATGCGCTGGTTAAATTATGTCCCTATCTCTGTTATGGCGGCACTAATAGGTCAGGAGATCCTCTTAAATGATGGAAAATTCTCGCCTATAGCTAATAACGTTGAGCTTTTTGCGGCAATTCCTACTTTTTGGATCGCGATAAAGACCCGGGGGTTGCTAGGCACTGTACTGGCGGGGATTGTTTCGATCATGATATTACATATGTTTATTTTAAAAAATAAAATGGGGTTGTCCTAA